A genomic stretch from Malus domestica chromosome 15, GDT2T_hap1 includes:
- the LOC139191888 gene encoding uncharacterized protein, which translates to MVQDTRHPAEMMAKHHPPDGHGARYPPPCKHGEKHPLPGRHSARHSLHCKHDEKTPLPNRHGASTRCPADMVKNTIGLTNMVQDTRRPAYMMKKHPPLDEHGARHPPPCRHGEKHPLHDGHDARHSLPYKHGEKHHLPGRHGAKHPLPCKHGEKRPLPCRHSVKLTKLPKAKTKA; encoded by the exons ATGGTGCAAGACACCCGCCACCCTGCAGAAATGATGGCAAAACACCATCCGCCCGACGGACATGGTGCAAGATACCCGCCGCCATGCAAACATGGTGAAAAACACCCTCTACCCGGCAGACATAGTGCAAGACACTCGCTGCACTGCAAACATGATGAAAAAACACCTCTTCCCAATAGACATGGTGCAAGCACCCGCTGCCCTGCAGACATGGTGAAAAACACCATTGGCCTGACGAACATGGTGCAAGACACCCGCCGCCCTGCATACATGATGAAAAAACACCCTCCGCTCGACGAACATGGTGCAAGACATCCACCGCCCTGCAGACATGGTGAAAAACACCCTCTGCATGACGGACATGATGCAAGACACTCGCTACCCTACAAACATGGTGAAAAACACCATTTGCCCGGCAGACATGGTGCAAAACACCCGCTGCCTTGTAAACATGGTGAAAAACGCCCTCTGCCCTGTAGACATAGC GTAAAGCTTACGAAGCTACCCAAAGCCAAAACTAAAGCCTAA